The following nucleotide sequence is from Zingiber officinale cultivar Zhangliang chromosome 10A, Zo_v1.1, whole genome shotgun sequence.
tcgaattaggctcatctaggtacaagaactatgcaccttgatcctaactcataatcctaatatctcacacacatctaaggtgtatcaaacacatccaagtcaattttgatgtgagatatgggtttaggtcatcttaagctaagttctcatgcattttctaaacaacaatttgatctctatatcaaattgtgtttctatccttaaatcaaattaattgatcataaatgcaagagatgatgacatggcataaaataatatcataagtggaaatatgtgccaatgtcatgatgtcatggcataaagtatgaaacttaaataaaacatgacatataactaacctaagcattatcatgacatttcaaatgataataaaataaatatgatgtcatgacatggcatatgacaaacaatgtatggaaaataacatataaaggtatagaaaatacctaattctagccttagttgtcatttttgataattttgatcattttaccataaattatatattcctaagtgtaatagacctaaaatcatatactaaagatttttagatcactatgtgccaattagattgaccctagaaaactcctcaaatgtggttggcacatcctaatcacctgaggaataatttttaatttcattttcaaggcttgattacaccttgaaaattcctaaaatgccaccttttgccatgagtaggttaactacctatccaattaaggttggcacaccctaaaccatctagcgtgaaggaatcacgctcctaggaacctaatacctatttgagctcattgggttcattaAATAtttactagggatgacttccctagcaaccctcctaatgaccctcctaggctttaaagccttggtcatttgggactcatcaagatcaactctaggggtgactccccttgtgaccttggtgatggtcttcttagccctaggtcttgttccataatcgaatggaacattatgataagcgggcttgatcacttgagacttaggtttgtgacccaaacctctcatgtccttgggctttgatttttgacccttagaccctagagttgacttctccaaattcttaagagccttttctaaagtgtcaagtcttgacctcaagacttgattttccttctttaatacctcaagctttaattttccatttttctttgaggtattcctaggcatatgtctagttgttttgggattcctatctaggttttccttaaccttagatgagttaactctagggttggcatttctagtattgtccttatctaggctaacaagTTTGACACCTAaacacatgtatcggtttctatggttatcatgcttatcattattgataattgcaataaaactactagcatgtgtcttattagaattgcaagaatgtgccttaaaggataccttagggtttgccttagctccccccatagatgtgcttggtctcttgtccttgtgaggttgcctcccccttagacattgactcctataatgtcccctttgcttgcattggaagcacactacGTGCttcttgcccttgcgtatcgggactctgacttccttgacttttggtgctggtggagtcttcctaatcctctttggacatttacttttgtaatgcccatattccctacactcaaagcacattatatgtaatttacttgaaattaagttgcttgagttacctagggttgaggatggatataagctctctccttcatcccttccggaggtagaggcttcttcttcttgctccagtcttgaagacgaactctcctcctcttcttccttagatgttgagtagccctcaacttctaattccatacctccatgatgtgagctacttggctcacttgactcctcttcatgacttgaattggagctctgctcatggaacttagccaagttgttccacaactccttggcattgttgtatccacctatcttacacaagatatcattaggtaatgaaaattcaaagattttcgttacctcgtcgttgattatggattggtggatttgttccttcgtccacttcttcttcttgagagattctccttctttatccaccggaggaataaaacctacttgtacacaattccaatttactaggttagtcataagaaaatacttcattcttaccttccaatacgcgaagtcgtcgcgatcgtagaagggtggaaacgtgacgtcttctccaagtcgatccattctctagcttgtgctcccccggatgttaatccgacgaagagcgacctcgctctgataccacttgttaagaccttcggatgcggctagagagggggggggggtgaatagccgaccccaaattctcgtttcttcctacaatttgagttagcgcagcggaaataaaagatagaaacgaaacaggagaatatcaaacctcaaacgcgacgatataacgaggttcggagatgatactcctactcctcggcgtgtccgtaaggtggacgaatcctatcaattcgtcggtggatgagaccccggaaaaccgactAATAAAAActtcttctgggtggagaaacctcgccacaatttctcttgcaacagcaagatcagagtacaagaaatacatcaAGAAGCCatgaacaatatgaatgtaaaaacactactttgctttccttctcgtcgactgttgatgaagcagcaacttcatggatgccaaccacagcagcaactgatcagttggagacccagccgagggaagctcacacgaagcttcagtaatggagagctcagcaaagctcagatcgcagtcgCAAGAAGAAGTCTGTCATctctagaggccctccacctcttgatttatatgaacctgcgaagaagacaaagaagacatagaaatctagccgttgtgactcaacgactaggcctggactgatcaggctccaccctgatcgatccaggacagatctgatcggtcaggggaccgatcaggccctaggctgatcggtccccagaccgatcccaactctcacagagagttggttgcagagccctgatcggtctgtggaccgatcaggccataggtggatcggtccacaggccgatccctcctattccttctcccaatctgtttggttactgattggtcaccagaccgatcagatgacccacagtgagaattagtgtatcactggatcggtcagcagatcgatccagatacccatagtatcactggatcggtcagcagaccgatccaatttcccagccttaaaccctaaagccttcctgatctagagaacgagctaccgagccctctccgacttccacatccggtccagagaacgagctaccgagccctctccaacttcgtccggtccagagaacgagctaccgagccctctccgacctagtctggagaacgagctaccgagccctctctgacttagtcaggagaacgagctaccgagccctctccgactccatccagtccagagaacgagctaccgagccctctccgacttcccatgccaagcttccatacttggacttttctccgtgcccagcttcctgcttggacttttcccgtgccaagctccctgcttggacttttccatgccaagtctccacacttggacttttcccgtgccaagtctccatacttggacttttcccgtgccaagctccttgcttggacctttccgtgccaagtctccatacttggacttttcccgtgccaagctccctgcttggacttttccgtgccaagtctccatacttggactttttccgaatcaggtcaactcaagtcgggtcaaccttgaccaaaagttgcacccacaatcccccaagttcctattcttgtcaaacatcaaaatatacctcgagtcaggtcaactcgagtcgggtcacccaggtcaaccttgacctaaggttgcaccaacactcttgtggtggccggatactacttggagaagaagaagaagaagaatgagagaaagctttcatctcttggagtttggttggtgtttttcttcatccttggtgaagcttttgttttggccgaacctagcaaggaggagaagaaggtgctttggtggtcttcatcttggaagatcgttgcccacacaacgtccgaagttagaagaggaatacggtagaagatcaagaggtctttctagaaggtataactagtatttttccttttcgcatcatactagttatttttggaaataataccaaatacaagaggcatacgattttagtgtttcgaatttgttttcgatgtagtgttcttttgtttttcttttccttgtgatttgattgttcttttcggttgacctaaagttattttaggaaattaaatattaattttctttaaaaggttttgtctagtcggtggtggttgctcccatatccaagaaggtcatgtgcctcgccatgtcagtactggaaaccaattttggaaattaatatttaatggaattaataacctaggtgatttggatcgaacgtgttaagttccgcaggagatccaagtcaaaacctaaaagaacaaatagattaaattttggatcaaacgtgttaagttccgcaggcgatccaagtttaatttaaaagaacacatggtagctaggaaaaaggttcagacctttgtacaaaatttttgtacagtggaaccattaggttttccgagtagcaaccaacaactatcGTTCTTACTCTTTGTATGAATTACCTCTTTTTGAAGATTTCAGAATGAGGAATTTTAGCGGATTACCCAACGGTGCGATCAAAGATCATggatcttgaagtaggagtcgacataggctccgaaccaagtaaataactatCTCTTGTGTATTGCTTTGGTTTTATTATTCTGCTTCTTACTTTGATTACTTTatgataaagaaaatatttttaacggACGAGATTCACCTCCTCTCTCTCGTCTATCCGATCCTtcaatattgttcactttgggtctaagtcctcatgattttgctcttgggctctacccaaaaggtctcatgctaatagagatatctttttcttataaacccatgatgtttctcatgtattttcaatgtaagACTATGTTTGCAATTTTGCAACCCTAGCAAACAGTAATGTAGGTTAGTGTCCTGTACCTATACAAATCCTTTGATAGTGTCATGAGTATCCTCTCTGATCTGGTAGATGTCCGGACATGATGAGTAGGGACCACCGACATCATTGGTTCTTGTATGATTTTTGGTGATATATATTTATCCAAAAATAATCATTgtagtgttgatttttaaacAATCAACACCATAACTTAAGTATATAAGCACCGCGATGGTGTTGATTCTAAAAATCAGCATTGCGGTGGTGGGGAGACTTTGACGAATTTGATCCTACTTTGCTCTCAGATCAAACTTAACATGTCTTGGTCTCTAGAAAATCAGGTCCAAGCGTTTTGGCTGAAAGTTAACATAATACCGGAACACCTCTAGGAAGCCTGAAATAAGTAATGTAGGACACCTTTGGAATTCTTGCAACCTTAGAAATTCACAGGACCTTAAATGGGTGTAATTTAAGCTTTATAGGTCGAAtaatggattttgaccgaaactcactaatGAACCTAACCTATTTGGATTTCTACAAACTTGCACCCATGTGGTAGGGTTGAGTGAGAGGAAGATAGATATGATGTCAAACTTTGATTTTGATTAAGAAAAACTATGGGCATGGTGTGGGGAGACCAggaccactttgggcctgattTGAGAGCAAATTAGATCAGACCCAAAGTGGTTCTGGTCTCCCCACACTAGGCCCAAGTTTTCCTTGATCATAACCAAGGTTAGACATTATATCTATCTTCCTCTCATTCAACTCTACTAGATGAGTGCAAGTTTATAGAAATCCGAAtagtctaggtccattagtgagtttcAATCAAAACCCACTTATTGATCTAGAAAATTCAGATTACATCCATTTCAGGTTTTGTGAGTTTTTGAGATTGTAAGAAGTTCAAAGGTATCCTCCATTACTTATTTCGGGCTCCCTAGATGTACTTTAGTATTATGTTAACTTGTAGCTAGAATGCTTAAGCCTGATCTACTAGAGACCAGGACTACATTAGACATGATTTGAGAGCAAACTAGGACCAGTTGCTCCTGATCTCCCCACCACCGTAGTGTTGATATTTAGCAACCAACATTATAGTGATTGTTGCATGCATAcaaaggagagaaaaaaaaataggatgaaaaagaagaaaggaaagttaCGTGCGTATTATAGAAGAAAGATATGAGAAGTCAACTTTGGTAGGAGGGTTAGGATGAAAAAGTCACTCAAATCAGTGGGTCCTTTGGTAATTCTAAAATTATAGTGTgtgatttgagaattttccaaATATATGTGCACCCTTTCGTCATTTCCttgtttttatatatttttttgataaagtatttttttgaaaaaaattcaaaagagCATTAATGAAAATCTTAGCCAAACAATTGCTAAGACGACGGTCAAATTAGAGCATCCATATCAAATTATCtaaacaaaaattttattttaaattttatatttatataactttTTTTCATCAATTATTCTatctattttctaaatttaaaacttataacaatacttttttaaaatttgatgtatgaaatctattttttaaatattaaaatatcatttctCTAATTCTCATTTTTCACTTTCACATTTGTCATTTCATAGATAATAATATtatgaaagaaaaaagaaaaaataataaaaatataaaaatatgataaattataaagaaattgaaatgaatatttaaatttaataaaataatttttctacttaaaatttaaaattttagataagAGAATAGGATAGGAATGCTATGTATAGAAATTTTGTCCGTACAATTGGCCATTTGCACGGGGCCCAACTAAATCACCCGCTTCCTCAGGCTATCGGTGGACTTACTTGCTATCGAGTCTTCTTTAAGGTATGTGATTATGTGAAGAACCGGAAGGGAGGTCGCTCTGTTCCACTCGCACACAGCTCGAATCTCTTTCTTCCCCTGTCCAGCTTCGCCAAAGCAGACGGAGCGCTCGAGATCATTCGATGGCCAGCGAGATCTTCTCCCTCATCGCATCAGCGACGAGCAAGCTACATGCCCTCGTTAGCTCATCAATAATCAGCTCAGAAGATgtcatccaaaatctgaaagATATCAAAGAATTGGTGTACGAAGCGAAGGAGCAGCAGCGGAAGATGGGAGATCAATCCATCAACCAGTGGTTGAAGCAGCTCAAAGCTGTGGCTGTTGATGCGGAGGATCTTGTGGAAGAGCGTCTGTACGACATGACGCGAATCCAAGTAGAGGATCATCAGAGGAACCCTAGATCTATTCAtcatactaaaggaaagaacgaGGCGAAGAAGGATGGGGAGCGGGTGATTTCCGAAAGCTCTGCCTTTTCACGTATCATCAGATTCGACATCCCTATTAACCTTCTCGAAAGGATCGAGAATATCAGATACCTATTTGGTGAGATCTCAAAGGGCTGGACACCACAGCAAGTCGGACAGGCCGGCAAAAAAAGCTTAGATCTCACAAACCTCAATGTATGCCTCCATAAATTCCTAACAAGAGGAGAGCAGCTGTTGCCGAGAACCTCATCTCGATCCCGCGCGTTTACTGTAACTGAAACAGAAAATTTCCGAGAGTTAGTAATCCTGTTTACGGGAATCGACTCTGACTCTTCAGTCGAGCCTACAAACAGAGATTTGCGGAGTGCGAGATCTCAAGTCATCTCACCAGCATCTTCAGATCCAATAAGCAGTGTTACGGACGATTTGATAATGAAAAACATGGAGTGTGTGCCAGAGGATTGCATTCAAGGTGACAAACAATTTGATACCCCAAGTTCTAGTTCCATGGCACATGGAACTGCAGTATCACAGGACACCGAAGCTCTTTGTCTCCTAGATGATGATGATAAGAACTGCTTTTTTGGCTACAGTAAGGACTCATCACTGACCAACAAGATATTTGGAAGGGATCAGGACAAAGAGAACATCATCCAGTGGTTACTCTTCGATGCAAGTTCCTACTCTTTTGCATTTACAGATGGACGCAGGAGAAGTAAGTTCTCTGTGATCTCAATAGTTGGAACGGCAGGTGTTGGAAAGACAACATTAGCTAAATTGGTATATGATGATCCTGTTGTGTGTGAACATTTCAGCGCAAGAGGATGGATTCATGTCGGCAATGATTCCAGTGTTGCAAGATTATCTAAGGCTATATTGAGCTCCATAACTGGAAAATCTTGTGATGAAAAAGAACCAAATGATCTTCAAACAATTGTGCAGAGAGAACTGGCTGGGAAAAGACTTCTTCTGGTACTGGATGATATTGAAGACCTAAATCCAAGTCTGTGGAAAACTTTGCAGGCTACCTTATGTGGTGTCAGAATTGTTAAGTTTATCATCACTTCACCGAATGAAGGGGATGGAAACATGTGGAAGCTTACCAAAATTTATCATTTGGATGTCTTGCCACTAGACTTATCCTGGGATCTGTTCCATGAGTGTGCATTTCTTAGTGCTCGTGCATTTTATAGAGGTTACACTCCCCCCAAAACTGAAATAGTTGACATTGGGAAGAAGATTGTTCAAAAGTGCAAGGGATTGCCTTTGGCTTTGAAAACTCTTGGCAGCATTCTCAGCTATCAAACTAATAAGCAGACATGGGTTGGTGCATTGGAGAGTACATTATGGGACTCAACCAAAATGTAATATTGCCAGCACTTGAGTTACTATCTTTTGCCTAAGTATCTGAAACCATGTTTCCTGTTCTGTTCAATGTTCCCCAGAGGTTacaagtttgaaaaatatgaGTTAGTGAGATTATGGATGGCATTACAGTATATTGCATCTGAGGGCAGTAAAAGAGTTGAAGATATTGCATGCCGCTACTTTTACGAGTTACAGAGGATGTCATTCTTTGAGAAATTCTGGGATGGAACATTCATTATGCATGATTTGATATACAATCTTTCAGAGTTGATGTCTGAAGGAGAATGCATTTCTATTCAGGGAGACATGGACACTATTTCTGATCATGTTTGTCATTTACATGTGTTGAGCTGCAAGAGAACACATAAATCCTCCTTTCTTGAAGTAAAGAAGAACTTGCGGACTTTCTTTTGTCAAAGTTTAGATGGTACACTGCCCAAATTTCTGAAAATTCCATCAGACATGACAATGCAATATTTGAGGGCCTTGGTGTTGAAAGTCCATGGTGACTCTGGAGACTTCACAACAAATCAGGAAGCAACCTTGAAACAAAGCAAAGCATCATCAATTATGTATTCAAGGTTCATTCACCTACGCCACCTTCAAATTTGTGATAAGTCCATTATAATCCTGCCTACATCTGTGTGCCAACTTTATAACCTCCAAACACTGATTTTGAATAAATGCTTTATGTTAAGAGAATTGCCAAAAGAATTAGGAAATCTCTTGAATCTGCAATGTCTAGCAATTTCTGAATCTAGCATCAAAAGGTTGCCTGAGTCTGTTTCTCAGCTGTTCAACTTAGAATCCTTGATATTGGATTACTGCAGAAACTTCACCGACCTTCCCTTCAGAATTCAAAACCTCACCAATCTTCATTATGTTGGGCTTTCTGGAACAAGCGTCGGGGGTCTGCATGAATCTATTTCTGACCTACAGAAACTGTCAATCTTGAAGTTAAACGATTGCAAAATGTTTATGGAGTTACCAAATAGTATTAGGTATCTTACTAACCTCCAGTCCATTCAAATTACTCATGCAAAACTCCAAAGACTTCCTGAATCAGTTTGTCACTTGCCCAAACTTCGACTGTTAGATCTTTCCCATAGTATGGTTGTAGAGTTACCAAGTGGCATAGGTGAACTTGTTGAGTTAGGTTATCTTGGAGTATCCCATACAAACATTTGTGATCTTCCTGAATCATTGTGTCAACTATCAAGTCTACATACTCTGAAGTTGAATGGTTGCAGAAATCTCTCTAACTTACCTAGTGGAATTGGAGCATTGAAGAACCTCCATAACCTTATACTCTCTGGAACAGATATCGAAGAATTACCTGTATCACTTTGTCAATTATGGAACTTGCAAACCCTAGAGTTAGATGGATGTACAAGATTTTTCAGAATACCCAGTCATATTGGAGATCTTACTAACCTGTGCCGCATTAAACTCTCAGATACTGCAGTAACAGAATTGCCTTCATCCTTATGTCAGCTGCCTAACTTGCAAATGCTGGACTTGAATGGTTGCCACAAGCTTTCTCAGTTACCCAGTGGCATTGGGAACCTTTCAAATCTCTATCAACTTGAAATTACAGA
It contains:
- the LOC122028086 gene encoding uncharacterized protein LOC122028086; the encoded protein is MASEIFSLIASATSKLHALVSSSIISSEDVIQNLKDIKELVYEAKEQQRKMGDQSINQWLKQLKAVAVDAEDLVEERLYDMTRIQVEDHQRNPRSIHHTKGKNEAKKDGERVISESSAFSRIIRFDIPINLLERIENIRYLFGEISKGWTPQQVGQAGKKSLDLTNLNVCLHKFLTRGEQLLPRTSSRSRAFTVTETENFRELVILFTGIDSDSSVEPTNRDLRSARSQVISPASSDPISSVTDDLIMKNMECVPEDCIQGDKQFDTPSSSSMAHGTAVSQDTEALCLLDDDDKNCFFGYSKDSSLTNKIFGRDQDKENIIQWLLFDASSYSFAFTDGRRRTQEDGFMSAMIPVLQDYLRLY
- the LOC122026588 gene encoding putative disease resistance RPP13-like protein 1, which encodes MALQYIASEGSKRVEDIACRYFYELQRMSFFEKFWDGTFIMHDLIYNLSELMSEGECISIQGDMDTISDHVCHLHVLSCKRTHKSSFLEVKKNLRTFFCQSLDGTLPKFLKIPSDMTMQYLRALVLKVHGDSGDFTTNQEATLKQSKASSIMYSRFIHLRHLQICDKSIIILPTSVCQLYNLQTLILNKCFMLRELPKELGNLLNLQCLAISESSIKRLPESVSQLFNLESLILDYCRNFTDLPFRIQNLTNLHYVGLSGTSVGGLHESISDLQKLSILKLNDCKMFMELPNSIRYLTNLQSIQITHAKLQRLPESVCHLPKLRLLDLSHSMVVELPSGIGELVELGYLGVSHTNICDLPESLCQLSSLHTLKLNGCRNLSNLPSGIGALKNLHNLILSGTDIEELPVSLCQLWNLQTLELDGCTRFFRIPSHIGDLTNLCRIKLSDTAVTELPSSLCQLPNLQMLDLNGCHKLSQLPSGIGNLSNLYQLEITETSIRELPKSLCQLSQLRKLNLNGNSNLQELPSNIENLVNLRQLELSEVGIEVLPKSIAHLSKLYKLSFEYQQTPIASYL